Below is a genomic region from Neisseria arctica.
ATTGGTATCTGGGACACCTGTTCTAAAAAATTTTCCGGTAACCTACCAAAACGAATATTCATACTTTACAAAGGATTATTCCATGCTGCTGGCACTTTCCCTACGAGACTTTGTCATTGTCGAACAGCTTAATCTGAACTTTCAAACCGGGTTTACCGTACTAACCGGAGAAACAGGCGCAGGCAAATCTATCACTCTCGATGCAATCGGCCTGCTTTTAGGGGACAAAGCGGACTACAGCCAAGTACGCAACGGCACCAAAGAAGCACAGCTCTCAGCCCTTTTCGACCTGAGCAAATTACCTGGTCTGCAAGCCCAACTGCGCGAACAAGGCCTGCTGGAAGAAGGCAGTGAGGAATTAAGCATCCGCCGGATTATCGATGCCAAAGGTAAAAGCAGAAGCTTTATCAACAACCACGCAGCAACTTTAACCCAACTAAAGCAAATCGGCGAACAACTGATCGACATACACGGCCAAAATGCCCATCACTCGCTAAATCAAGAATCGGCACAGCGTGCACTTTTAGACGCATTCGCAGGTGTACAACATCAAGCGGAAGCAGTCAAACAGCATTATCAAAGCTGGATTACCGCCCAAAAAAACCTCAACGAAGCTAAGAACCATGCCGAAAACATTGCCATTGAACAAGACCGCTTGGAATGGCAACTCAATGAACTCAGCCAGCTTAACCTGCAAAACGGCGAATGGGAAAGCCTCAGCCAAAGTCACAATAACCTAGCTCACGCCGCCGATCTGCTGCATACGGCAGAACAAGCAAGCGAATATATCGACGGTGAAAACGGCCTGCAAAAACTGGTATACCAATGCCAAAAAATACTATCCCCCTTACAAAACATCGAACCCCGTTTTGCAGAAAGCCTAAACATGCTGGCTAGCATAGAAGCCGAATTAGGTGAAATCAGCGCCAATATGCGTGATGTAGCGGCAGATGTAGAAATCAATCCTCAAGAACTGGCTGCACAAGAACAGCGTATGGCCGACCTGATGAGTATGGCACGCAAATACCGGGTCGAACCAGAAGAACTGCCAGCAAAACAAGCCGAAATAGAATCTGCCCTACAAACACTACATGCCGCTGCTGATATTACAGCCTTAACAGCAGCGGCCGAAGTCGCAGAAAACCGCTATATGCAAGCTGCACACAAACTTTCTGAGTTACGCCGCCCGGCAGCTGTCAAACTTGCTACAGAAACAGCAAACCATATGCAGCACTTGGCAATGAAAGGAGCCCAATTCCATATAGAGCTAGTGCCTTCCGTACCCGGCCCCAACGGATTGGAACATATCCAATATCAAGTTGCCGCCAATAAGGGGAGTCCTTTACGCCCGCTCAGCAAAGTCGCCTCAGGCGGCGAGCTTGCCCGTATCAGTTTGGCGCTACAAGTTGTAACCAGCCAGTACACTCAAGTTCCTACATTGATTTTTGATGAAGTCGATACCGGTATCGGTGGAGGGGTGGCCGAGATGGTCGGCCGCTCACTACGTGCATTGGGTAAAAAACATCAAGTATTGGCAGTTACCCATCTGCCGCAAGTAGCCTCTTGCGGTGAAAACCATTGGCAGGTTCACAAACACAACCAAGGAGAGCAAACTGTTAGTGAAATTAATATCTTGAATCACAGCCAACGGATAGAAGAAATAGCCCGTATGCTCGGGGGGGAAAAGATTACTGATACCACCCGCAACCACGCCGAAGAAATGTTGTCTTTAGCGGCAAAATAAATCCCCCTACTTTCAATATCGCCCAAAAGCCGAAAAGTTCAACAACATCGGTCGGATTATATTTTCGATGGCAAAATACAATGTAGATATCGGTTTATACAATATTTATGGGGCTGTATTAGATTAGCCTTAAATATCACACCAAATTCGCAAGATTTTAAGTTGCTCTTTTGGTGTACCAAAGTTAAAACGAAATTCGCATTCTTTCAAGAATAAAGGGAAAGATTTTCGGTCAATTCCATTGTACTTTCGTAGAACGCGCTTTGCCTGATTCCAGAAGTTTTCAATACCGTTGATATGGTTTTGACGGTCGACAAAAAGCTCTGAATGATTGATTCTGTGATGCGTAAATTCACTCACATCTAGCACATCATAGCTTTTGTAATAGTCCGTATAAACAATGCTATCAGGCATTATTTTTCGTTTAATAACAGGTAGTAAAGTATCTTGTTTGGTATTTTTAACGACAACAGTATAAACCTTGCCTTGACGTTTCAAAATACCAAATACCGCTACTTTCCCAGCCGCTCCGCGACCGCGTTTGCCTTTTCGTTGTCCACCAAAATAACTCTCATCAAGCTCGATTGAACCATCAAAGATTTCATCAGCTTGAAGCTCTAAATGATAGGCAATGACTTGGCGAATTTTACGGTAAAACAGAGCTGCTGAATTGGGGTTAATATCCAATAAATTGGCAGCAGAACGGGCGGTTACCTCAAGTACAAAAAATTCAAGCAACTTTTTTTGTACTTTTTTAGATAGTTTACAGTATGTTATCTTCATTTTTAAAGGGTAACATAACTGCCAATCTAATACAGCCCCATATTTATTACTCAACAAGCGGCTTGAATATTTAAAACCATTAAATATGATTGAGCTCACAAAAGGTAAAATGCCGTCTGAAAAATTCAGACGGCATTAAAAACAAATGTTATAAGCATTCAATGCTTCTTGTACGACAGCATATTTTACATATAGTAATAAACTGCAATTAAATTATCTTTCTTATAATATTAATCCGCAATCACACCTAAGCGCTGCAAGCCAACCAATACCCCATCTTCCTCTACACTCGGGCAAACATAATCGGCTATTGCTTTTAATTCAGGAACGGCATTGCCCATTGCCACACCCAAACCCACTGTTTCAATCATTTCAATGTCATTCAGGCCGTCTCCGAAAGCCATAACATCTTGCATGGCAATACCCAGTTTAGCAATCGCCAAAGCAATTCCGCGCGCTTTCGAGCCCTCTGCATCCAACATATCAACAGATTGCTTGTGCCAACGTATACTTTTAAAACCGTGTTCAGCAATAGCGGACTCTACCAAAGCATCTTGCTCCACCCCGTAAAAGGCCAACATCTGATAAACCTCGTGTTTCATAAAATAGTCGGCATCTATAGGATGATTTGGCAATATCACCGATAGTGCTTCCGAAACCGAAGGAATTTCCTCTGATACCGCGATGGTTTTTTCCGATACAAAAGCATAGGGAATATGATGGCTTTTTAAAAAAGCGCATATGCCCCTTATATTATCAATGCCCAACGGCTGCTTATCCAACACCTCGCCGCGGTAACTGATATATTGCCCGTTGATGGTTACCAATAAATCAATGCCAGCATCTTCAATTAATCGGCGAATTTTATTCGGAAGAGCAGCTAACGTCCGCCCCGTAGCGATTGCCGTGATAATACCACGCTCTTTCAAAGCCTCTATAGCCTGCGCTACAGACGGCCTCAACGTATCGGTTTGTTTGCGATATAGGGTATCATCAATATCAAAAAATACTATTTTGGGTGTTCTCATACATTTCTTAATTCTTACAAAATACTTATCTAAAACATCATGGGGAAAAGCGATACTATATCAATTGAGCAAACGCCTTCTTGCCACACAAGCTTCCTTATTCTGAATACCTGTTCATTATCTTTTTTTACAGATTGAAAATGCCGTCTGAAAGTTTCAGACGGCATTCCGTTTTATTTCAACATATTCTTAATTACACCCATCACACTTCGTGA
It encodes:
- the recN gene encoding DNA repair protein RecN; translated protein: MLLALSLRDFVIVEQLNLNFQTGFTVLTGETGAGKSITLDAIGLLLGDKADYSQVRNGTKEAQLSALFDLSKLPGLQAQLREQGLLEEGSEELSIRRIIDAKGKSRSFINNHAATLTQLKQIGEQLIDIHGQNAHHSLNQESAQRALLDAFAGVQHQAEAVKQHYQSWITAQKNLNEAKNHAENIAIEQDRLEWQLNELSQLNLQNGEWESLSQSHNNLAHAADLLHTAEQASEYIDGENGLQKLVYQCQKILSPLQNIEPRFAESLNMLASIEAELGEISANMRDVAADVEINPQELAAQEQRMADLMSMARKYRVEPEELPAKQAEIESALQTLHAAADITALTAAAEVAENRYMQAAHKLSELRRPAAVKLATETANHMQHLAMKGAQFHIELVPSVPGPNGLEHIQYQVAANKGSPLRPLSKVASGGELARISLALQVVTSQYTQVPTLIFDEVDTGIGGGVAEMVGRSLRALGKKHQVLAVTHLPQVASCGENHWQVHKHNQGEQTVSEINILNHSQRIEEIARMLGGEKITDTTRNHAEEMLSLAAK
- a CDS encoding IS1595 family transposase, with the translated sequence MKITYCKLSKKVQKKLLEFFVLEVTARSAANLLDINPNSAALFYRKIRQVIAYHLELQADEIFDGSIELDESYFGGQRKGKRGRGAAGKVAVFGILKRQGKVYTVVVKNTKQDTLLPVIKRKIMPDSIVYTDYYKSYDVLDVSEFTHHRINHSELFVDRQNHINGIENFWNQAKRVLRKYNGIDRKSFPLFLKECEFRFNFGTPKEQLKILRIWCDI
- a CDS encoding Cof-type HAD-IIB family hydrolase, yielding MRTPKIVFFDIDDTLYRKQTDTLRPSVAQAIEALKERGIITAIATGRTLAALPNKIRRLIEDAGIDLLVTINGQYISYRGEVLDKQPLGIDNIRGICAFLKSHHIPYAFVSEKTIAVSEEIPSVSEALSVILPNHPIDADYFMKHEVYQMLAFYGVEQDALVESAIAEHGFKSIRWHKQSVDMLDAEGSKARGIALAIAKLGIAMQDVMAFGDGLNDIEMIETVGLGVAMGNAVPELKAIADYVCPSVEEDGVLVGLQRLGVIAD